The sequence below is a genomic window from Cicer arietinum cultivar CDC Frontier isolate Library 1 chromosome 6, Cicar.CDCFrontier_v2.0, whole genome shotgun sequence.
tttcaacTGTGTGTGTAAGCTTTGTGTTATTATTAGTTTTCTCCTTCCATGCTAAGTTGCTctaaattttcaaacatttttaGTATCACATGTTTCTGTTTGAAGCTTGGGATTCTTTAGAAGAGAAGTGAATCTCTTTGTACATCATGAAGTATTGTTATTGTGCTTCTAAATTCTCagaacttaaattttaaattttgacatGAATAAATGCTTCTAGTTAAGCTTGTCACATATTTGCATTTTGAATCAGAGAGGACAAATATTGAGTTAATTCAATGTAGTTAGCCTAATGGAAACATGTTAGATCTGCAAGTAGAGAGAGTGTGTATAGAGATAGTCCTTCTCGAGAAACTCTTCGGTCAATCTCTTGTGAAATATAAGAGAAATCTTAATGTTGTTGTTCGATTGGCGATTGCCTCCGGTAGGATGATACATGTGAATTTCAtccaaaaatattatcaataagattttttcaattgatatataaataacaaCAATACCAATTAACAAGTTTCCAAATGTTTGAAGTCTTGTGGTAACTGTAATAACAAAATAAGTTGTTTACAGATTATAAAGCTTACACCACAGAATTCAGTCTATTGTAAGCTGAAACAAGTCACATTAACATTTGCATAGAGTTCACCAAAAGTatctaaacaaaaaaagtaGGAAACAGAACACCACCTTAGAAACATAGTGGTGTTCTGAATGACAACAAAGCCAAGCTCCTTaatcatttttgtttcttcaaatatcatacaacaaTTCCTTAAACACTTTCATATGCTCATGTTGAAGAGCAATTGCAACAGATAAACTTCCATCATTTGTTGAGCTTGGAATTATGAAAGACAATCCTTCATAAGCAATTCCACCCGGTCCCATGAAAATAGGCCTTCCCCAACCGAAATCAGCATCATGAATTGGAAGCCTAGCCCAACTAGTAATGCCAAGATTCGGACACTTGAAAGTATGTGCACCGCGAACAAGAGCTTTAAGATCTGGTTGTAGCTCTAGATAATCAAGAGCTGATCTCAAATACTCGTTGTCCATTCGAGACAACGCATTGTGGATTCTACTTGCAGCATACCATGTTGGTTTTGACATGAGATCACCAGCTATAGCTATAGGTGTTGTTGTGAAAATCACATTGCCAAAATAACCTGGTGGAGGAGGAGGCTGCAACCTTGCCCTTCCATCGGTCGCAATATACAATTTAGTTTCTTGATCATCAGGAAGTGATCTTGCTTTGCACACGCTTCTCCAAACATGACCGGCTAACATCTCATAAGAGCTATAGTTGATTGTGTTGCCAGCTTCTTTGGACTTAGCTTTCAATGTGACGAGCTGTTCGCGGGTCAATTTGAAAATAGACACGGCTGCCGTAGCTTCTGAGTCTGCTTTTGTTGGTTGATTATGTGGACTAGTCTTCATGGATGGTGGAGGCTTGTATTCAATGTGTTCGAAAACGGGGCGAGGCGGATCACGGGCACGAAGTAGTGTCCGGTCGATGAATGGTGGGATGGAAACATCTAAGCCACGAGCTACATCTGACCATGTATTGATGAAGTGAAGACCAGAAGCTCCATCTGCTACATGATGTTGCATACCAACACCAAGTGACACTCCTCCACATTTGAAGTATGTTACCTACACAAATAGTAATAGTCTAGTAAATTGGTGTATGTAGCAAAGTCATGCACACATTAatcacaaaatttgaatttaagttgcatttttttctcttcttaatATATTACCAACATATTATATCTATCACAtcactctttttatttttattttcttcgaATGTAAAAGAGGTGTATACACTTATAGATAATTTTTCTTCTATATATTATTATGTGTACAATGATGTAGATACTTAACCAATTTTGAGTATGTGTGGACTAAAATTCAtgtgttataaatttaaaatcaaatatattacgGTAGATCttctcattaattattatagttaatAAACAGTGAGGACAATGTCTAAAAAGACAAATGATttcatcataaatatatatatttattgtttccTTTAGTTAGTAGGTAAGCAATCTTAAATTGATGACTAATATGGCACTCTCAAATGGATAGTAGGACGagtcaaaaaagaaattgaatagTATGATTACATATTTTTCATCAAAGATAGGTGAAGAATTTGTCAAACGAGACTTAGTTGAAATTCTTCAACTCAAAATTTTATTACAGTtgtcaaaagaaaagaaactcaTCAGCATTCAACAATGTGATATGCTTTACATCATTGTGAGTTAGTGTGGTTGGTTGCACGAACCCATTCAACAAAAAgggaaatatatattatatttctttttgaattGAATAATGGATTAGGAATCCTTTTTATATTCTCATCGAGATGTGTGGAAGGttgtagataaatatttttttaaattagtgttttgatttaaatttaatgttattGATCATATATACACTAATTCAATAATATCGATTTGAgtacatatttttcaaaatagtcTCTAAAACTTAACTCAACTGATAAATACAGTTAGGTTTAACGTCTGATTTTGAACATGACAACTCGTAGTTGTATGAGTTAGAATTTACCAtatcttttaaaacaaaaaaaattcaaaatatgacGTTAGATTACAAGTTAATATCATATAGtatctataaattttaacattaatttataaaatgttaatttttatgtatcTTGATGATACAGTAAACGattataaattaatgttaaaatttatagataCTATATGATATTAACTTGTAATCTAACgtcatattttgaattttttttgttttaaaagataTGGTAAATTCTAACTCATACAACTACGAGTTGTCATGTTCAAAATCAGACGTTAAACCTAACTGTATTTATCAGTTGAGTTAAGTTTTAGAgactattttgaaaaatatgtacTCAAATCGATATTATTGAATTAGTGTAACTCTTAGTGTAACTTATGGATGTAATTTGATCtattttctaataataatattaaaaaatgttccctttttaaaaaagaaaaattctaaataaaaaactaaaaaattatttaataagtagaaaataaatttaatagagaattgcaaaaatataatttgatttacTGTTCgttgattaaaagaaattaaacaaaTCATTGCcaaaaaatgaagaatattaTGCTTTCTTTCTTCAGTTACTTGACTTTGAAGGGAAAACTCTTTCAATAACTTAAAGTAATAACGCATATATATACTTTTCTCCTATAACAATGACACCTGAACTAataaggtttttttttctttggaaattgtttagaagaaaataaaattaaataagtgttaatttaaagtttaaaaaagtATTTGCTATCATGGGAACGAGTACTCAAAATTTCCACTCAGGAAGGACCctcatcaataataataaatttaatgatGTCACCTTGCAAGTTTAgtacaaaaaaactaaaactaattaGCAAAATTATTGTCAATCCCCCTTtaagtaaatttaatttaattatccaaaaagaaaatatttcaataattttatgTCAAAGAAAATATCATAGTACATAACAACACAAAATATTCTAGAAAAGAcacaatattctaaaataagtGTCCGTTTATATTTTCAGTGCTCTGATCTATCCATAGATATACTTTCTCTGGCCTTAAATTTGGACAAAAATTTTCATGtactttttaaaacaaaacatttttttgatGAATATAGAACATTTAATGagcattgtatttttttttcaacgataaatattaataattaatattattaattgttagTAGTAATGATCGAATAGTCTCTaagacaataaaataattttgtattccTTTAATGAACATGATAACTACTAAtacataaatgaagaaaaatgtaACGTACCTGTAACACTAAGAGGGGATATGTTTCAATTCCTTGAGAATAATCAACGGCTGGGATAAGCTGACGGAGCTTAAGCGTGGGTGCAAAATCACCAAAATCATCGATGACCACACCAGTATCGGCCTCGATAAAGAGCACTCCTTGACCATTACAGTCAATTTCAACACGGCCATCTTCGTCGCGACGAAGACGACCAGCCATTGGATAAAATGGTACAAGCACCTTACTCAGTGCTTCCTTTATAATCTTGGCATCAAAGAAATTCGAAGCACTATTGGTTCTATAAAAGTAAACACTTGGTGTATGGAAATTCGGCACCACCAAATCAACGTTGGAGTTCCACACCGTTCTTCGTGTAACTTCATCCGACGGTCGTACCATTGTCGAATCTCTCACGTTGATGatcatctctattttttttaatggtttgGTTTCACTATAAaccataataaaaattaactaatgTTAGTATATCAACATATCATTcacattattttttctataaaaaaaaaacatagaaacacattatttattttggtttcatattcatcaaaaacaaaatacaaacatacaTAAcgtatgaataataaaataaaaaaacagacATAACGtagttagatttttttttgttttgaatacgTAAGTGGaagatatatttttctaaaagagatgtttataataaattattaaataaaaattgatttttcctaaatgaaagtaaatatttatttaattataaaattaacattcTTTTTGGTTTTAAAGTGTCTAATACAAAATTCATTCATactaaatacaaaaaataaagagTATGAGTTCGAATTCGCATTCCAATATATCATATATCTATCTACAATTTTTTATCACTTATCgaactaaaattttgttttcttgaatatacttaattataaaaaaactaaaaatttgaagaagaaaaaaatgtttataaatacCAAACAAACAAATTCTTAATGCATGTGAAACTATCGATACGTTTTGGGAAGTTAATGAACTTGGATTCCTAACTGCCTCGTACCAGATTGTTACTTagattttttaatgtatttaaaaatataatttcacttaaaaaaaaaattaaaaaaaaagtcattttacAAAGACAAATATCAAACAAACAAATCCTAAATACTTATGAAAGAATTGATACATGGAGCACATACTAAAGAGACATTAAAGGGttcaaattaaaaagataaaattgcaACTAAAGAGACATCAAAGGGTTCAAATTAAAAAGTTGTGGTTAAAAAGCTTAAAGTAAAGTTTTGATAAACATGGAATGGAAATTGAAATCAATGAGATGaggaaataatttaaaaaaaaaaaaagaaaaaagaagatgtgaatgaaaatgaaaatgagaaaGAAACATTGTTACCTTTGAGGATGAGAAAATGTTAGAGATGAGGAgttgtgttgaattgtgttGAGGTAGTTTAGGATTTGGTGTGTGTGTGAATTGTTTGAGAGTCCAATGGTGTTGAGCTTCTTAAGACTCCTACCCTACTTTTTAAGGGGAAAAAATTAGAGTAAGAAAGGGTTGGGTTGGGTCACTCACCAACTCCCGCCAACTCTATCAACCAATTATGTCTTGCCACGTAAGCAAATTTCCTAAAGCATACACAATATATTCATAATTGGACAAGGCACATATACCTTTCATTGTTTATTGGTTAAGTTGGTAAGATAGGGACTTATGTCCCTTCAATATTTATTCCTCATAATCCTAATCAAATTAGTACATCCAATGTAACAACcactattaaattttaattaaaaactttcCTTTTTCAACCAATTTACATATTAGCATTTCTTAGTTCAACTAATGCCAACGAGTGTTTAAATATTACTTTTGACAACGTttaaatgttttgttttgtgtGCCATAAGAAAATGTTTTTGTAAaggagataaataaataaataaaaaacaaaaatattagaaaatgaaCATATCTTGCATATAATTTTGggataaaaatataagttaatttgtATTTGTCTATCagaagtaaaattattttttaaaaactaacgAAGTTGAATTTAACAGAAGGAGGTTAACTTTCATATCGgaattaatttaaagtttaaaattttattagaaGAAATACCCACAATgtaagaaataatttttatgacaattatttaaaactatttctaatttgaagtagtttttttttttatataaataaatctttaacttctctttcttctttttttaaatatatataacaaacgAATGAGAGAACTCATGAAagtgatttttatatatttaaaatattaataagtttttttagaaaataattgtaACAAATGAACCTTTTATTGATCCTTCTTAGCACACcttgtattttaaataattgttttatatttatatttattctatttggattttacaaaacaaaaaatggccattcaataaaagaaaaagttaattttcttttaatttattcgGTCAACTAAAAAATGGTAATAAGGTTGaatgtcatttaaaatagtAGAATTTCATTCTAGAAGGGAAGAAACACTTACAATTTaatcatttgttattttaaatttattattgacaCATTAAGCAGCAAGAACTATTACTAACATAAATACAAGGATGAATAGTTCAATTGAGTCAAAATgataaatagttttataataaCAAGGATATAGTAGTGTATTAACTTAAagaaaattttgtattaaaCTATAAGCAATGTTGCAAGTTCTTGTGTATGATTGGAGGTGTTATATTCCTTCACCAACTATTATCCTCTTTTGTGAAATAAAAACTAATGGGTTTATGAGTGGTGGGCCAAAGGGAAAAAGCCTTGGTGGAGAGAGTGAAATTTCAAACGTCATTGAGTCGCTACCTATGACGCATTTTAATCACCATGATTGTTTATATAGTCTAGCAgtgtattttatactattaGAAATTATAATTCGGTACCATATTTTACACTATTCGAAGTTAGAATAtgataaaaagttaaaaagtaattaaatatgaaGAATTGAATGAACAATCACCTTTAATCatactattaaattattaaaatttgatgagTCTATGAgatttaaaagtttttaatttttgttttgatacaACTAAAGATAGAAAAATGTGTTTGATTTGTCGAGTTGGTCCATTTAGCTGTGATTTTTTGGAgagaaatttgatattttcaacctactactactactattgGATTACTCTTGcctaatttacaaaaaaaacgTGATGGTGCAAAAGGTGGATTAGTTAGTtgagtaaaaattatttttcaactcacaaaatattagAAGACTTTGTTAAGTTATTATGGTTTTATGATTTTAGCCTCATATTTCTAATAGTTTTTGAATGGatggaaacattaattttttattttagttttcatGTTGGCTTATACTTTGTTTCTGGATGATGAATCATGAATGTTTCAATGATAActtctatatttttattgaaatcaaTGGTTTATATTTTGGTTTCTTAGAAAGTTGTTCAACTTTATATagtttttgttaattaataaatggtttaattgtagtttttatccctctatttttactaatttacaaAATTGATATCTTTATTCTAAAAATCGTCAGTTTTGGTCCATCaatcaaatttttgaattaaaaaatgacgatttgacgtattttaaataacatgaaaaACAATTACATGATATAGAACTATTTAGATGTATTAATGAttcatatttcattaattaaattacaaatataaaaaaaattatgaaattgaaagttaagtttttacgatattttattccaattttatgggtattaattattataaccCGTATTATATgacacattatttaaaaaatgtcatgtcgtcattttttagttaaaaaatcataacaattaattaaaattatcaatttttaaaataaaggaatcaatttaataaatcaataaaatatataatgactaaaactgcaattaaatattgataaatttatttttaaatttttttaatccaCCTTAAAAAGGGACATGATGATATTTTTAACCTTTTAAAAGGCTCCCTACTCCTTTTTAAATGGATTAATGACGAGGCAGAAACATGTGAGGTTGTTTTGGCATCTCTTAATACAATTATAAGCTTTAATTCTTTTTCTCACACGTTCTTTCATTAAAGAAAATCATGTCCGTCGTATTTGTATTGTTGCCATTAAACATGAGTGTTTAcggaaaaaatttcaaaagtttaaattttcaaaatttcaataatttttatttttgaaagttttataaaaattatggaaaaattatattttaaaaatttcgtGTTCAacttaatttttgaaaattttaaaaaacttctattttaaaagtttcatatttaatcaaaaattttaaattattttaaaattttaaaaaatttgttgtcggaagtttcacattcaatataatttttgaacttttttcagaattcttttttcaatttttttttttaaattttagaaaacttgcggttgaaattgaattttgaaaatctCACATTCAACCAcaattttgaaatggttttaaaattccaaaaataaaattattttgaaagttttacattcaattaatttttttttaaattaaaaatctgcattttaaaacttttaaattaaacaaaattttaaagatgaaaaaaaatcatttacttgtatttaaaaaattatctaacaaattaaaaaggacaaaaatatatttttatataggtgaaaaatataaataaaaggtaTACGGTAGATTTCTCAAATTCAAGACACTCTATCATTTGGACTGTAAAAAAATCTGTTTTATATTTGAGCTGAAAAGCCCAATTTTCCTTCGTTCTTCTATTTCTTCTTCTCTATCATTCATTccagttgaaaaaaaaaatcactaattataattttcttttctctcataggaatatttttaaaatgataaaatatttatatgacatACTTATTCAATATCTTTAttctacttttatttttattgtaaataaaattaatggttttttaatattaaaatgatcgtattttttttataaaatattatgcttaCTTATAAGCATATGGATAATAACCAATCACTCTCAACTCACCTACTCATACAGTGAATTACATCTAAAACCCCATGATACATATGGTCCACCTTATTTCTCTCTAACTCTCCTTTATATTCTCTCATTTCctcttttgtttttattctttGTTGTTGTGTAGTACCCGTCTCTCCCCTCCCATAATAGGAAAATATTGATTGTTAATAGTGGTCgagtttgaataaatattttgaggtcgatgaatttttaaaattttaattgataaatttaaatatagtagtttattgtatatttgaattttagattttaaatttgagaatgtaaatatataattttttttgcatcCACAACTATAAAGAAGATGATGtatcaaattgaaaaattacataTGTTTAAGAAAGATAAAGTACTCATATAACATATTAATTTGGTTCATATGTTTGGAGAGGAAAAATTATCAACCAATGAGTTACTTAGTTtagttgaatttttaaaaaatttagaatttaaattaaactcaaattgATGAATAGCATGTTGATTTGGTTACGATCTATCAAGTTggcattaataaaaattaagatacttattatttttttaaaaaattatttaaaatactaaatattttatactattaaaacaattacgtaaatattttttaaactacaatgagaaaaataatatataaataattaaaaatttcttaaatgtaacacatat
It includes:
- the LOC101501844 gene encoding shikimate O-hydroxycinnamoyltransferase-like, translated to MIINVRDSTMVRPSDEVTRRTVWNSNVDLVVPNFHTPSVYFYRTNSASNFFDAKIIKEALSKVLVPFYPMAGRLRRDEDGRVEIDCNGQGVLFIEADTGVVIDDFGDFAPTLKLRQLIPAVDYSQGIETYPLLVLQVTYFKCGGVSLGVGMQHHVADGASGLHFINTWSDVARGLDVSIPPFIDRTLLRARDPPRPVFEHIEYKPPPSMKTSPHNQPTKADSEATAAVSIFKLTREQLVTLKAKSKEAGNTINYSSYEMLAGHVWRSVCKARSLPDDQETKLYIATDGRARLQPPPPPGYFGNVIFTTTPIAIAGDLMSKPTWYAASRIHNALSRMDNEYLRSALDYLELQPDLKALVRGAHTFKCPNLGITSWARLPIHDADFGWGRPIFMGPGGIAYEGLSFIIPSSTNDGSLSVAIALQHEHMKVFKELLYDI